A window from Triticum aestivum cultivar Chinese Spring chromosome 6D, IWGSC CS RefSeq v2.1, whole genome shotgun sequence encodes these proteins:
- the LOC123146241 gene encoding cytochrome P450 89A2: MEDWVYYFLSITLCLTLSLVFSSLRECKAAGSPFLPPGPTSLTAFGPLLLLAWTSVNIESVVRVARSWYGPVFTLYLLPSFPVVFVADRAVAHRVLVQLGSAFANRPPANLATRIFSSDQHNITSAAYGPLWRTLRQNLTGRALHPSSIPRYAAARRRAASGLVDGITRQMRSGQGVVVIEGLLHEAVFHVIACMCFGQGLDDASIAAVTSLQRQFLKEVVGFQVFGSSPKVSKLLFWRRYQRMLSMRRRQEEVFIPLIRACRARRNTAGKSFEMDCYVDSLISLRIPEQGGSSRHLTDGEIVALCTELLSGPVDSTVNMLQWAMANLVTRPDIQAKLRAEINNAADGQVREEEHLPYLRAVVLESLRRHPPARFILPHAAAGENGTVLDGFTVPKEVSVNFTLGDMAMDRKVWPDPTQFRPERFLPGGEGEDLDLTGSKEIKMMPFGAGRRMCPGIDVSLLHVNLLVATMVRAFQWSEVPGEPVDFTETLELTIVMKRPLRAKVVPCHATS; this comes from the exons ATGGAGGACTGGGTGTACTACTTCCTCTCCATCACCTTGTGCCTCACCCTGTCCCTTGTGTTCTCATCCCTGCGCGAATGCAAGGCGGCGGGCTCGCCGTTCCTCCCGCCTGGGCCGACCTCGCTGACGGCTTTCGGCCCGCTGCTTTTGCTCGCCTGGACAAGCGTCAACATCGAGTCGGTAGTCCGCGTCGCACGCTCATGGTATGGCCCCGTGTTCACGCTCTACCTCCTCCCATCCTTCCCCGTCGTGTTCGTCGCCGACCGGGCCGTGGCGCACCGCGTCCTTGTGCAGCTCGGCTCGGCGTTCGCCAACCGGCCTCCGGCCAACCTCGCCACCCGCATCTTCTCCAGTGATCAGCACAACATCACGTCCGCCGCGTACGGCCCGCTGTGGCGCACGCTCCGGCAAAACCTCACCGGCCGGGCGCTCCACCCTTCGAGCATCCCGCggtacgccgccgcccgccggcgcgccGCCTCGGGCCTCGTCGACGGCATCACACGCCAGATGCGAAGCGGCCAAGGGGTCGTCGTCATCGAGGGGCTCCTGCACGAGGCCGTCTTCCACGTGATTGCATGCATGTGCTTCGGCCAGGGGCTCGACGACGCCTCCATCGCGGCAGTCACGTCTCTGCAGAGGCAGTTTCTCAAGGAGGTGGTGGGGTTCCAGGTGTTCGGGTCGAGCCCCAAGGTCAGCAAGCTCCTCTTCTGGCGACGGTACCAGAGGATGCTGTCCATGCGCCGGCGGCAGGAGGAGGTGTTCATCCCGCTGATACGTGCGTGCCGTGCGCGGCGCAACACCGCCGGCAAGAGCTTTGAAATGGATTGCTACGTCGACTCGCTCATCAGCCTCCGCATCCCGGAGCAAGGTGGCAGCAGCAGGCACCTGACGGACGGCGAGATCGTCGCCTTGTGCACCGAACTCTTGTCCGGGCCCGTCGACTCTACGGTAAACATGTTGCAGTGGGCCATGGCGAACCTCGTCACACGGCCGGACATCCAGGCGAAGCTCCGGGCCGAAATAAACAACGCCGCCGATGGCCAG GTCCGGGAGGAGGAGCACCTGCCGTACCTCCGGGCGGTGGTCCTGGAGTCGCTGAGGCGGCACCCACCGGCGCGCTTCATCCTGCCGCACGCGGCGGCCGGGGAGAACGGCACGGTGCTGGACGGCTTCACCGTGCCCAAAGAGGTGTCGGTGAACTTCACGCTGGGCGACATGGCCATGGACAGGAAGGTGTGGCCGGACCCCACGCAGTTCCGGCCGGAGCGGTTCCTGCCCGGCGGCGAGGGGGAGGACCTGGACCTCACGgggagcaaggagatcaaaatgaTGCCGTTCGGTGCCGGTCGTCGGATGTGCCCTGGCATCGACGTTTCGCTGCTGCACGTCAACCTCCTTGTGGCCACCATGGTGAGGGCGTTCCAGTGGAGCGAGGTGCCCGGCGAGCCGGTGGACTTCACTGAGACGCTGGAGCTCACCATAGTCATGAAGCGCCCACTCCGTGCCAAGGTCGTGCCATGCCATGCTACTAGCTAG
- the LOC123142788 gene encoding uncharacterized protein — protein sequence MLGLNSRQHGLVNAAVAAANTGSSAFPQMVLPDSPRVSACTLLPGFHVYPQASRLSGECSLDVSVVEPSMPAPTDLNATPVAGRSSSRGARKRARQMPAGMLPDARNLFEGMPAAGDEDYMQNLIFEGGAPATGYDPEETQSQDGRGAFTSATGYDPDQAAFMRDQVGMDLDGFPLDHEFPDDYGQEEEDECDIEVEPLFEDELANQAAGPKPKRKSKRMKAYTTAEDKLLCERPPLADDIGIKYTMLDPTSDKVHRARFIENRVMLPPLRMRGHGTTVKMEYDERYASFYRRARLLGFVLQFKRKPPTLVHSALTALIDRLSRRKNQSITDWGEQHAKYETEWNQWKTRKDVERRVIDWEEYSQRWHQASSAPKATVDDGRR from the exons ATGCTAGGGTTAAATTCTAGACAACACGGCCTcgtcaacgccgccgtcgccgcggccaaCACCGGCTCATCGGCGTTCCCTCAgatggtgctgcccgactcgccCCGCGTGTCGGCTTGTACCCTGTTGCCCGGCTTCCACGTgtacccgcaggcctcccgcctctccggggagtgctcgcTCGACGTGAGCGTGGTGGAGCCTTCCATGCCCGCGCCCACCGACCTCAACGCCACACCAGTGGCCGGTCGCTCGTCATCCAGAGGCGCGAGGAAACGCGCGCGGCAGATGCCGGCCGGCATGCTCCCGGACGCCCGCAACTTGTTTGAGGGAAtgccggccgccggcgacgaggactacatgcagaacctcatcttcgagggtggtgcgcCGGCCACTGGCTACGATCCCGaagagacacaaagccaggacggaCGCGGCGCGTTCACGTCGGCCActggctatgatcccgatcaggcggccttcatgcgtgatcaggtcggcatggacctggacggcttcccactTGACCATGAGTTTCCGGACGACTACgggcaagaggaagaggacgagtgcgacatcgaagtggagcctttgttcgaggacgagctcgccaaccaagccgctggtccgaagccgaagcgcaagagcaagcgcatGAAGGCATACACGAcggccgaggacaagcttctttgcga GAGGCCACCTCTTGCGGATGACATTGGCATCAAGTATACTATGCTTGACCCTACGTCCGACAAGGTCCATCGTGCCCGTTTTATTGAGAACAGAGTG ATGCTCCCGCCACTGCGGATGAGGGGTCACGGGACGACCGTGAAGATGGAGTACGACGAGCGGTACGCGTCGTTCTACAGGAGAGCCCGACTGCTGGGTTTCGTCCTGCAGTTCAAGCGCAAGCCGCCGACGCTCGTTCACTCAGCTCTCACGGCTTTGATCGATCG GCTGAGCAGGAGGAAGAATCAGTCCATCACCGATTGGGGAGAGCAACATGCCAAATACGAGACTGAATGGAACCAGTGGAAAACTCGCAAAGATGTGGAGAGAAGAGTGATTGACTGGGAGGAGTACTCGCAAAGATGGCATCAAGCATCGTCTGCGCCTAAGGCCACAGTGGACGACGGCAGACGCTGA